A window of Kiritimatiellia bacterium contains these coding sequences:
- the fabD gene encoding ACP S-malonyltransferase: MNTPTTAAVFPGQGAQCVGMGADLAARYPAAAARFEEASAVLGLDLRRLCAEGPVEELTRSDRAQPAIFVVSAICAEALAEEVSRPNWAAAAGLSSGEWTALWLAGALSFEDTVRVLAARGRFMQEACETNPGGMVSVIGLPEETLQEIAAASGAEIANLNSPEQTVLSGRREAVEAAARLAAERGARRVVPLNVAGAFHSSLMAPAARRLAELLAGVPIRSPRFPVLSNVTGQPHGTPEEIRARMVEQVTSPVRWVDCVQTMRAMGVSRFIEAGPGRVLSGLIRRIDRDAEIHNICDSPTLDAVVRTLAGAG, translated from the coding sequence ATGAACACCCCGACGACGGCGGCGGTGTTCCCTGGGCAGGGGGCACAATGCGTTGGAATGGGAGCGGACCTGGCGGCGCGGTACCCGGCGGCCGCGGCGCGGTTTGAGGAGGCGTCGGCGGTGCTGGGGTTGGACTTGCGCCGCTTGTGCGCGGAGGGACCGGTGGAGGAACTGACGCGCTCCGACCGCGCGCAGCCGGCGATTTTCGTGGTCAGCGCGATCTGTGCGGAGGCGCTCGCCGAGGAGGTGTCGCGGCCAAACTGGGCGGCCGCGGCCGGCCTCAGCTCCGGAGAGTGGACGGCGCTGTGGCTGGCCGGTGCGCTCTCGTTCGAAGACACCGTTCGCGTGCTGGCCGCGCGGGGCCGCTTCATGCAGGAGGCGTGCGAGACGAATCCCGGCGGCATGGTGAGCGTGATCGGTCTGCCAGAGGAGACGCTCCAAGAAATTGCGGCGGCGAGCGGGGCGGAGATCGCGAACCTGAACTCGCCGGAGCAGACGGTGCTCTCGGGCCGGCGGGAGGCCGTCGAGGCCGCCGCGCGTCTGGCGGCCGAGCGTGGCGCCCGCCGGGTCGTTCCGCTGAACGTCGCCGGAGCATTTCATTCGTCTCTGATGGCGCCCGCGGCCCGCCGGCTGGCGGAACTGCTGGCTGGTGTGCCGATCCGGTCACCCCGCTTTCCGGTGTTGTCCAATGTGACCGGGCAGCCGCACGGAACGCCCGAGGAGATCCGTGCCCGAATGGTGGAGCAAGTCACCTCGCCGGTTCGGTGGGTGGACTGTGTTCAAACGATGCGCGCGATGGGTGTTTCCCGGTTCATTGAGGCCGGCCCCGGCCGCGTGCTGTCGGGCCTGATTCGACGCATTGACAGGGATGCGGAAATCCATAACATCTGCGACTCCCCAACGTTGGATGCGGTGGTCCGGACGCTTGCCGGCGCCGGTTGA
- the fabG gene encoding 3-oxoacyl-[acyl-carrier-protein] reductase, with translation MADLSGKTALVTGAARGIGRAIALRLAEAGADVAVCDLETGWLEETAAGIRQAGRRVEVFACDVSRADQVEAGVNAVAKAWGRLDVLVNNAGITRDTFLARMSEADWDAVLNVNLKGAFLFTKAASRWMLKQRSGSIVNIASVIGIIGNAGQANYAASKGGLIAFTRTVARELASRNVRANAVAPGFIRTAMTDKLPEELRTRMLSAIPLARFGEPDDVARVVLFLASDDSAYVTGQVISVCGGMVMA, from the coding sequence ATGGCGGATCTGAGCGGAAAAACAGCGCTGGTGACCGGGGCCGCCCGCGGAATCGGGCGGGCGATCGCGCTGCGTCTGGCCGAAGCCGGCGCCGACGTCGCGGTGTGCGATCTGGAAACCGGCTGGCTGGAGGAAACGGCGGCCGGGATCCGGCAGGCCGGTCGCCGCGTCGAGGTCTTTGCGTGCGACGTCAGTCGGGCCGACCAGGTCGAGGCGGGGGTGAACGCAGTCGCGAAGGCATGGGGCCGGCTCGATGTGCTGGTCAACAACGCCGGGATTACCCGCGACACGTTTCTCGCGCGCATGTCCGAGGCCGACTGGGACGCGGTGCTCAACGTGAACCTTAAGGGGGCGTTCCTGTTCACCAAGGCGGCGAGTCGTTGGATGTTGAAGCAGCGTTCCGGTTCGATCGTGAACATCGCTTCCGTGATCGGCATCATCGGCAACGCCGGTCAAGCCAACTATGCGGCGTCGAAAGGGGGGCTCATCGCGTTCACTCGCACGGTCGCCCGCGAACTTGCCTCTCGGAACGTGCGGGCGAACGCGGTCGCGCCGGGCTTTATTCGGACCGCGATGACTGATAAACTCCCGGAGGAGTTGAGAACCCGAATGTTGAGCGCGATACCGCTGGCGCGGTTCGGCGAGCCCGATGATGTGGCGCGCGTGGTTCTGTTTCTGGCCAGCGACGATTCGGCCTACGTGACGGGCCAGGTGATTTCCGTGTGCGGGGGGATGGTGATGGCCTGA
- the acpP gene encoding acyl carrier protein, which produces MSLEDKVRDLIAEQLGVNKEQVTPEASFIEDLGADSLDTVELVMAFEEAFGVEIPDEDAEKLTTVGAVLNYLKEKGFN; this is translated from the coding sequence ATGTCACTCGAAGACAAGGTCCGGGATCTGATCGCTGAACAGCTCGGCGTGAACAAGGAACAGGTCACGCCCGAGGCGTCGTTTATTGAAGACCTGGGTGCCGATTCCCTCGACACCGTGGAGCTGGTGATGGCGTTCGAGGAAGCGTTTGGAGTTGAGATTCCGGATGAGGATGCCGAAAAGCTCACCACGGTGGGCGCGGTGTTGAACTACTTGAAGGAGAAAGGGTTCAACTGA